One region of Manis pentadactyla isolate mManPen7 chromosome 9, mManPen7.hap1, whole genome shotgun sequence genomic DNA includes:
- the LOC118928640 gene encoding vitamin D 25-hydroxylase isoform X4, whose translation MIELFSDNVELAASASVFLYNAFPWIGILPFGKHQQLFRNAAVVYDFLSRLIEKASINRKPQLPQHFVDAYLDEMDRGKNDPSSTFSKENLIFSVGELIIAGTETTTNVLRWAVLFMALYPHVQGQVQKEIDLIMGPSGKPSWDDKCKMPYTEAVLHEVLRFCNIVPLGIFHATSEDAVVRGYSIPKGTTIITNLYSVHFDEKYWRDPEIFYPERFLDSSGYFAKKEAFIPFSLGRRHCLGEQLARMEMFLFFTALLQQFHLHFPHELVPNLKPRLGMTLQPQPYLICAERR comes from the exons ATGATTGAGTTATTCAGTGACAATGTGGAACTGGCTGCCAGCGCCTCGGTCTTCCTGTATAATGCCTTTCCGTGGATTGGCATCCTCCCTTTTGGAAAACATCAACAGCTGTTCAGAAATGCAGCTGTGGTCTATGATTTTCTCTCCAGGCTTATTGAAAAAGCTTCCATCAACAGAAAGCCTCAGTTACCTCAGCATTTTGTTGATGCTTATTTAGATGAGATGGATCGAGGTAAAAATGACCCATCATCtactttttccaaagaaaacctGATTTTCTCCGTGGGTGAACTCATCATCGCTGGAACTGAAACTACAACCAATGTGCTGCGGTGGGCAGTTCTTTTCATGGCCCTTTATCCTCACGTTCAAG GACAAGTTCAGAAAGAGATTGATTTAATTATGGGACCCAGTGGGAAGCCTTCTTGGGATGACAAATGCAAAATGCCTTATACTGAGGCAGTTTTGCATGAAGTTTTAAGATTCTGTAATATAGTGCCATTAGGGATTTTCCATGCAACTTCTGAAGATGCAGTTGTGCGTGGTTATTCCATTCCTAAAGGCACAACAATAATTACAAATCTTTATTCTGTACACTTTGATGAAAAGTACTGGAGAGACCCAGAGATATTCTATCCTGAGCGATTTCTGGACAGCAGTGGATATTTTGCCAAGAAGGAGGCTTTCATTCCTTTTTCCCTAG GGAGAAGACATTGTCTTGGAGAACAGCTGGCACGGATGGAAATGTTCCTGTTTTTCACAGCATTGCTTCAGCAGTTTCACTTGCATTTCCCACATGAACTGGTTCCAAATCTGAAGCCCAGGTTAGGCATGACTTTGCAACCCCAACCCTACCTCATCTGTGCAGAAAGACGCTGA